One genomic segment of Pseudonocardia sp. T1-2H includes these proteins:
- a CDS encoding DUF4383 domain-containing protein, which produces MSARTTTAATGGSETTGVSRTRLDRIHRTGSVAIGLGLWVFAVLGLVQRLDFFSTMGAPVLGLSSNGLLSVVSVVSGAILIVAGVCGGRTASTIEMVVGALFLLSGLANVLVLDSKLNLLAFRMPNVIFSLIVGGLLLCVGAYGRFTGRLPADNPYNVERGRSPEDAEGGEFARIGGNDLDNSTSDQVAAAELAAAERAVAEHRADPELVAAVRRLDAIRRPEDRIHAWAERDR; this is translated from the coding sequence ATGAGCGCACGCACGACAACCGCCGCCACCGGTGGTTCCGAGACGACCGGGGTCTCCCGGACGAGGCTGGACCGGATCCACCGCACCGGGTCCGTGGCGATCGGGCTGGGCCTGTGGGTCTTCGCCGTCCTCGGCCTCGTCCAGCGGCTGGACTTCTTCTCCACCATGGGGGCGCCGGTGCTCGGCCTGTCCTCGAACGGCCTGCTCTCGGTGGTCTCCGTGGTGTCCGGCGCGATCCTGATCGTCGCGGGCGTCTGCGGCGGCCGGACGGCCTCGACGATCGAGATGGTGGTCGGCGCGTTGTTCCTGCTGTCCGGCCTCGCCAACGTGCTGGTGCTGGACTCGAAGCTGAACCTCCTCGCGTTCCGGATGCCGAACGTGATCTTCAGCCTGATCGTCGGCGGTCTCCTGCTCTGCGTGGGCGCCTACGGCCGGTTCACCGGACGGCTGCCGGCGGACAACCCGTACAACGTCGAGCGTGGCCGTTCGCCCGAGGACGCCGAGGGCGGCGAGTTCGCCCGGATCGGCGGCAACGACCTGGACAACAGCACCTCGGACCAGGTCGCCGCGGCCGAGCTGGCCGCCGCCGAGCGCGCCGTCGCGGAGCATCGCGCCGATCCCGAACTGGTCGCCGCGGTGCGGAGGCTGGACGCGATTCGCCGTCCCGAGGACCGCATCCACGCCTGGGCCGAGCGCGACCGCTGA